A window of the Sphaerobacter thermophilus DSM 20745 genome harbors these coding sequences:
- a CDS encoding sugar transferase: protein MKQAKQAVEIPRVVVTQIDQRRLRYYATKRCIDIVLSCAALVLLSPVLVVIALAIKLDSPGPVIFAHERVGARLRRRGSTGAWEIRPFRFYKFRSMVHNADESLHRAHIAAYANGQVRRGPGKGGFKLTGDPRVTRVGRFLRATSLDELPQLVNVLKGDMSLVGPRPVPTYEVEHYEPWHFERLAALPGITGLWQVTGRCALTFDEMIALDLEYVRNQSTALDLKILARTVPAVLRGTGAG from the coding sequence ATGAAGCAGGCGAAGCAGGCGGTGGAGATCCCACGGGTGGTTGTCACGCAAATCGATCAACGGCGACTGCGCTATTACGCCACCAAGCGCTGCATCGACATCGTCCTGTCCTGTGCCGCCTTGGTGCTGTTGTCGCCGGTGCTCGTGGTGATCGCGTTAGCGATCAAGCTGGACTCTCCGGGACCGGTGATCTTCGCCCACGAGCGGGTCGGCGCGCGCCTGCGCCGTCGCGGATCCACCGGGGCATGGGAGATCCGACCGTTTCGCTTCTACAAGTTCCGCTCGATGGTGCACAACGCGGACGAATCGCTCCACCGGGCACACATCGCTGCCTACGCGAACGGGCAGGTGCGGCGTGGTCCCGGCAAGGGCGGCTTCAAGCTCACCGGCGACCCGCGGGTTACCCGGGTCGGGCGCTTCCTGAGGGCAACCAGCCTCGACGAACTGCCGCAACTCGTCAACGTGCTCAAGGGCGACATGAGCCTCGTCGGGCCACGGCCGGTACCCACCTATGAGGTCGAGCACTACGAGCCGTGGCACTTCGAGCGCCTGGCAGCCCTGCCTGGCATCACCGGCTTGTGGCAGGTCACCGGCCGCTGCGCGCTCACCTTCGACGAGATGATCGCGCTCGACCTTGAGTACGTACGGAACCAGTCCACAGCGCTGGACCTCAAGATCCTCGCCCGGACGGTTCCGGCGGTGCTCCGGGGCACCGGAGCTGGATAG
- a CDS encoding DegT/DnrJ/EryC1/StrS family aminotransferase, whose product MSIQQNQRRIPFVDLAAQYDSIAPEVDEAIARVLRGADFILGADVAAFEREFADYCEIEHAVGVDSGTSALELALRAFNIGPGDEVITQANTFVATVFAIAYTGATPVLVDVDPSTYNMDPELLEKAITPRTKAIMPVHLYGQPADMDPIMEIARRYGLIVIEDACQAHGARYKDRRVGTFGHAAAFSFYPAKNLGAYGDGGMVVTADAQVADAVRLLGNYGQREKYHHLQSGFNRRLDTLQAAVMRIKLRHLDEWNAARRRHAERYSEVLPESVVIPSVPSYAEPVWHLYVIRVPQRDAMRAALAERGIATGIHYPIPIHLQPACRNLGYERGAFPVTEAVAEQILSLPMYPEMSNDAIDYVASAIRDVLEREQPAPGLARTAD is encoded by the coding sequence ATGTCTATCCAGCAGAATCAGCGTCGCATCCCCTTCGTTGACCTGGCCGCCCAGTACGACAGCATCGCGCCCGAGGTCGATGAGGCCATCGCGCGCGTGCTGCGCGGCGCCGACTTCATCCTTGGCGCCGACGTAGCGGCGTTCGAACGCGAGTTCGCCGACTACTGCGAAATCGAACACGCCGTTGGTGTCGACTCGGGCACATCGGCGCTGGAGCTCGCGCTGAGGGCCTTCAATATCGGCCCAGGGGACGAGGTCATCACCCAGGCCAACACGTTCGTCGCAACGGTGTTTGCGATCGCCTACACGGGGGCGACGCCGGTGCTCGTGGACGTGGATCCGAGCACCTACAACATGGATCCGGAGCTACTGGAAAAGGCCATCACGCCGCGCACCAAGGCCATCATGCCGGTCCACCTGTACGGCCAACCGGCCGACATGGACCCGATCATGGAAATCGCCCGGCGCTACGGCCTGATCGTGATCGAGGATGCCTGCCAGGCGCACGGCGCTCGCTACAAAGACCGGCGGGTCGGCACCTTCGGCCACGCCGCAGCCTTCAGCTTCTACCCGGCAAAAAACCTCGGCGCTTATGGCGACGGCGGTATGGTCGTCACGGCAGACGCCCAGGTAGCCGACGCGGTTCGACTCCTCGGCAACTACGGCCAGCGCGAGAAGTACCACCACTTGCAGTCTGGCTTCAATCGCCGGCTGGACACGCTGCAAGCGGCGGTCATGCGGATCAAGCTCCGCCACCTCGACGAGTGGAACGCCGCGCGGCGCCGCCATGCCGAACGCTACTCGGAGGTCTTACCGGAGAGCGTCGTCATCCCCTCGGTGCCATCGTACGCAGAGCCGGTCTGGCACCTCTACGTGATCCGGGTTCCCCAGCGGGACGCCATGCGCGCCGCACTGGCCGAGCGCGGCATCGCGACAGGTATCCACTATCCGATCCCGATCCACCTGCAGCCGGCCTGCAGGAATCTCGGCTACGAGCGCGGCGCCTTCCCGGTCACGGAGGCCGTCGCCGAACAGATCCTATCGCTCCCCATGTACCCGGAGATGTCGAACGACGCGATCGACTATGTCGCAAGCGCGATCCGCGACGTCCTGGAGCGGGAGCAACCCGCACCGGGGCTCGCGCGGACCGCTGACTGA
- a CDS encoding GNAT family N-acetyltransferase gives MATASIPQTQHDPGRLRVDLVDPTADPRWAAFVTTHPDGLAFHHPAWIATLADTFGYPPAHLACEDDQGRLHGVLPLVYRRGLIRGRQLWSLPCTAVAGPLTTSAAATNALIQTAIKLAQEPPARQLVLHSMVPDIDPGGTVLTRVEGSPTYVIDLPERTEPLRFGPSAKHGVIKRGVKKAREYGLRLREAERFDDLTAWYRLYVATMREKESPPLPFRLFDAAWHHLRPAGLLQLLVVERRTGEATELIGGEILLLNSQTVLGEYIARSPIAGQLHCQDLIQWHIVQSAWEAGYRRVDLGDAHPESGLARYKRKWGGQPRPMYRYRESHPPEPQNIPSTRSRASTLRRLTKPAWRRLPLPLVARAGALVYRYA, from the coding sequence ATGGCAACCGCATCGATCCCGCAGACCCAACACGATCCCGGCCGGCTACGCGTCGACTTGGTCGACCCCACGGCGGACCCCCGCTGGGCGGCGTTCGTGACAACGCATCCGGACGGGCTGGCGTTCCATCACCCCGCCTGGATCGCAACTCTCGCCGACACGTTCGGCTACCCTCCTGCTCATCTCGCCTGCGAAGACGACCAGGGGAGGCTGCACGGGGTGCTGCCGTTGGTCTACCGACGCGGGTTGATCCGCGGCCGTCAGCTCTGGTCGCTCCCCTGCACGGCCGTGGCCGGTCCGCTCACTACCAGTGCTGCAGCCACGAATGCCCTGATTCAGACTGCGATCAAGTTGGCACAGGAACCGCCCGCTCGCCAGCTAGTACTCCACTCGATGGTGCCGGACATTGACCCAGGAGGCACTGTCCTCACCAGGGTCGAGGGTAGTCCGACCTATGTGATCGACCTTCCGGAGCGCACAGAGCCTCTCCGTTTCGGACCTTCAGCCAAGCATGGTGTGATCAAACGCGGGGTAAAGAAGGCACGAGAATATGGCTTGCGGCTCCGGGAAGCCGAGCGCTTCGACGATCTCACCGCATGGTATCGCCTGTATGTGGCTACGATGCGGGAGAAAGAATCCCCGCCGCTCCCCTTTCGCCTGTTTGATGCGGCGTGGCACCACCTGCGCCCGGCGGGACTCCTCCAGCTCCTCGTGGTGGAGCGGCGGACGGGAGAGGCCACGGAACTCATCGGGGGAGAGATCCTCCTCCTCAATTCCCAGACCGTTCTTGGAGAGTACATCGCCCGGAGCCCGATTGCGGGGCAGCTCCACTGCCAGGACCTGATCCAGTGGCATATCGTCCAGTCCGCGTGGGAGGCGGGATATCGTCGCGTCGACCTCGGCGACGCCCACCCAGAGAGCGGTCTGGCACGGTACAAGCGCAAGTGGGGTGGACAGCCACGGCCGATGTATCGCTACCGAGAGAGTCACCCGCCGGAGCCTCAGAACATCCCCAGTACCCGCTCGCGTGCCAGCACACTGCGGCGGCTAACGAAGCCTGCGTGGCGGCGCTTGCCGCTCCCGCTCGTGGCGCGTGCAGGGGCCCTCGTCTACCGCTACGCCTAG
- a CDS encoding polysaccharide biosynthesis tyrosine autokinase, translating to MELRAYAAILWRRRWIVLLTVLTALGVAVTANRLVTPVYVATATARVSVTSGSIDYVIRDPTYTDRLLNTYLTLVTSHSVREQVAEELKLSSLPEISGTAPANSELLNISAAHRDPAMAAAIANAAATALAAHVEAAQQENPETRQALGEDFAEAQQALLEARLRYESLAADPQADPTEVAAARIELDMRQQEYNSLQAQYDRARVTEATRSDKIVLADPAVPPESPSSPNQLLNLALGLGVGLVGAVGLAFLVENLDDRLYTTGAIRRTARVPILAVIPRSGRRARILLVSANARLLEAFRWLRTNLLYQGARQPLKAIVITSSQRGEGRSTVTANLAFVLAGANRRVVIIDADLRSPRQHQFFGLPNDCGLTSVLRDEAPVADALQTTRIPRIQVLTSGPEPAYPPELLGSERMGQLLTELRGTADLILLDAPPLEQVADAAILAGIVDGVILVVQRGRAREGAVIAAIRKLETLQARVVGVVANQADADDDEPAESYEVGTSARSVVHEQLAPVAIPNGRSARRRQRVAEEASESSLRGEE from the coding sequence ATGGAACTACGCGCCTACGCGGCCATCCTGTGGCGCCGGAGGTGGATCGTTCTCCTCACGGTTCTGACAGCATTGGGTGTCGCGGTCACCGCGAATCGGCTGGTTACGCCTGTCTACGTCGCGACCGCGACGGCTCGGGTCTCCGTGACGTCGGGCTCGATTGACTACGTAATCCGGGACCCGACCTATACGGACCGGTTGCTCAACACCTACCTGACGCTGGTAACCAGCCACTCCGTGCGCGAGCAGGTGGCGGAGGAGCTGAAGCTTAGTTCCCTGCCGGAGATTTCCGGGACCGCTCCGGCCAACTCGGAACTCCTGAATATTAGCGCCGCTCACCGCGACCCCGCCATGGCTGCCGCGATCGCCAACGCTGCCGCGACGGCACTGGCGGCCCATGTGGAGGCTGCCCAGCAGGAGAATCCCGAAACGCGCCAGGCCCTGGGAGAGGACTTCGCGGAGGCCCAGCAGGCGCTGCTCGAAGCCCGACTCCGGTACGAGTCGCTGGCGGCGGACCCGCAGGCGGACCCGACCGAAGTCGCTGCTGCCCGGATTGAACTCGACATGCGGCAGCAGGAGTACAACTCGCTGCAGGCGCAGTACGACCGCGCTCGGGTCACCGAGGCCACGCGTAGCGACAAGATCGTGCTGGCAGACCCAGCCGTACCCCCCGAGAGCCCGAGCTCGCCCAACCAGTTGCTGAACCTGGCTCTGGGACTGGGTGTCGGCCTCGTCGGCGCCGTCGGGCTCGCCTTCCTCGTCGAGAATTTGGACGATCGCCTCTATACCACGGGGGCCATCCGGCGCACAGCACGGGTCCCGATCCTCGCTGTCATCCCGCGTTCCGGGCGACGTGCCCGCATCCTGCTCGTCTCGGCGAACGCCCGTTTGCTCGAGGCGTTCCGCTGGCTGCGAACGAATCTGCTTTACCAGGGCGCCCGTCAACCGCTGAAGGCGATCGTGATCACCAGCTCGCAGCGCGGCGAGGGACGATCCACGGTGACGGCGAACCTCGCCTTCGTGCTCGCCGGGGCGAACCGTCGCGTTGTCATCATCGATGCCGACCTGCGATCGCCGAGACAGCACCAGTTCTTCGGACTGCCGAACGACTGTGGATTAACCAGCGTGCTGCGCGACGAGGCGCCGGTGGCCGACGCACTCCAGACTACGAGGATCCCGCGAATCCAGGTGCTGACCAGCGGCCCCGAGCCGGCCTATCCGCCCGAACTGCTCGGCTCTGAGCGGATGGGTCAGCTCCTGACCGAGCTTCGCGGGACGGCGGATCTGATCCTCCTCGACGCGCCACCACTCGAACAGGTGGCCGATGCCGCGATCCTGGCCGGAATCGTCGACGGCGTCATCCTGGTGGTCCAGCGCGGGCGCGCCCGCGAGGGGGCCGTGATCGCCGCTATCCGCAAGCTCGAAACGCTCCAGGCACGCGTGGTCGGGGTCGTCGCCAACCAGGCGGACGCCGACGACGACGAGCCGGCGGAGAGCTACGAAGTGGGCACGAGCGCTCGCTCAGTCGTGCACGAGCAACTAGCACCGGTCGCTATCCCGAACGGGCGGTCCGCGCGACGGCGCCAGCGGGTAGCGGAAGAAGCTTCTGAGTCGTCACTGCGTGGGGAAGAGTGA
- a CDS encoding Gfo/Idh/MocA family protein, whose product MVEQVGIAVLGCGYWGVNYVRVFNEIPETRVVVACDQRPERVREIAQRYPGVAVTTDVAEALATPGVDAVVVCTEATSHHRVARECLRAGKHVLVEKPIATTGEDAGDLIAAAAARKLTLMVGHTFLYNAGVQRVKEYIDRRELGRIYYLYARRTNLGPIRRDVNALWDLAPHDISIFNYFMGTAPLWVSAVGSRALRNGREDVGFIVLGYPDNVLGQIHVSWADPHKVREVVVVGSDKRIVFNDLQTMEQVRVFEKGVAPLMQNGEGYSGDQLVVRDGDIISPSIQPREPLKTLASHFADCVIHGRRPLTDGDAGRDVVRVLEAVDKSMAMRGTPVELVSTEESLYVYPAESASHPLR is encoded by the coding sequence ATGGTTGAACAGGTAGGCATCGCGGTCCTCGGCTGCGGCTACTGGGGCGTCAACTACGTCCGAGTTTTCAACGAGATCCCCGAGACGCGAGTCGTCGTGGCCTGCGACCAACGGCCCGAGCGGGTGCGCGAGATCGCCCAACGGTACCCAGGCGTCGCCGTGACGACGGATGTCGCGGAAGCCCTGGCCACACCGGGCGTCGACGCCGTCGTGGTCTGCACCGAGGCCACTTCCCACCACCGCGTGGCGCGCGAGTGTCTCCGTGCAGGGAAACACGTCCTGGTGGAGAAGCCGATCGCGACGACGGGCGAGGACGCCGGGGACCTGATCGCGGCCGCCGCGGCCCGCAAGCTGACCCTCATGGTAGGGCATACGTTCCTCTACAACGCGGGCGTGCAGCGCGTCAAAGAGTACATCGACCGGCGAGAGCTGGGTCGGATCTACTACCTGTACGCACGTCGCACCAACCTCGGGCCAATCCGGAGAGATGTCAATGCGCTCTGGGACCTCGCCCCGCACGACATCTCCATCTTCAACTACTTCATGGGCACCGCCCCGCTTTGGGTCAGCGCGGTCGGCTCGCGAGCGCTGCGCAACGGTCGCGAGGACGTCGGGTTCATCGTCCTCGGGTATCCCGACAACGTGCTGGGCCAGATCCATGTGAGCTGGGCCGATCCCCACAAGGTTCGCGAAGTCGTTGTCGTTGGAAGCGACAAGCGGATTGTCTTCAACGACCTTCAAACCATGGAACAAGTGCGTGTCTTTGAGAAGGGCGTAGCCCCCTTGATGCAGAACGGGGAGGGCTACAGCGGGGACCAGCTGGTGGTGCGCGACGGCGACATCATTAGCCCGAGCATCCAACCCCGGGAGCCGCTCAAGACACTCGCCAGCCACTTCGCCGACTGCGTCATCCACGGACGTCGGCCACTCACGGACGGCGACGCCGGGCGCGATGTGGTGCGTGTTCTTGAGGCAGTGGACAAGTCGATGGCCATGCGTGGCACGCCGGTCGAACTCGTGAGTACGGAGGAGTCGCTCTATGTCTATCCAGCAGAATCAGCGTCGCATCCCCTTCGTTGA
- a CDS encoding lipid II:glycine glycyltransferase FemX, which yields MQPVIEHRPVSTPALRVRQVDPTTDPRWAAFVASHPNGLAFHHPAWLATLADTFDFAPVHLACEDEHGALHGVLPLFYRRGLLRGRQLWSLPYTPIAGPLARSRAAVGALVRTAAELAGDTAGQRLQIHSELPDLAVNDVPFLRVDWYPNYVIDLPDRSEALRFSKSRRRGIAKAVRAGVRVRDAEGVTDVHAWYDLYVQTLRRLGHPPLPLSLFEAAWTHMRSQGLLRLLLAERSAGGRTELLGGAVLLHGSTTVTDQFAADRVDARQYHPSDLILGQAIKQAWEAGYRRYDLGSAAPDQTGLQQFKEVWGARACPLFRYFHPPTDWGTRLSSPRSRTRGQARLAAACWRRLPPAATRPLGRWIHRYL from the coding sequence CGTGGCATCACACCCGAACGGGCTGGCATTCCATCATCCTGCGTGGCTCGCCACGCTGGCCGACACATTCGACTTCGCCCCCGTTCATCTGGCCTGCGAGGACGAGCATGGCGCGCTACACGGAGTCCTGCCGCTCTTCTACCGCCGCGGGCTGCTCCGTGGCCGACAGCTCTGGTCTCTACCATACACACCCATCGCCGGCCCGCTGGCTCGGAGCCGGGCCGCCGTAGGGGCGCTGGTCCGCACCGCGGCCGAACTTGCCGGCGATACAGCCGGGCAACGCCTGCAGATCCATTCCGAACTGCCGGATCTCGCAGTCAACGATGTGCCGTTCCTACGCGTCGACTGGTACCCGAACTACGTCATCGACCTGCCAGATCGGTCGGAAGCCCTTCGCTTTTCCAAGTCCCGGCGTCGGGGAATAGCCAAGGCGGTCCGCGCCGGGGTTCGGGTTCGCGACGCCGAAGGTGTTACCGACGTCCACGCGTGGTACGACCTCTACGTCCAAACGCTCCGCCGCCTCGGCCACCCACCACTCCCACTCTCCCTTTTCGAGGCTGCCTGGACCCACATGCGGTCGCAGGGACTGCTCCGCCTGCTCCTGGCGGAGCGGTCAGCGGGCGGACGCACAGAACTCCTCGGCGGAGCCGTCTTGCTCCACGGGAGCACTACGGTCACCGATCAGTTCGCTGCCGACCGGGTGGACGCCCGGCAGTACCACCCGAGCGACCTGATCCTAGGCCAGGCCATCAAACAGGCATGGGAGGCCGGTTATCGACGCTACGACCTGGGCAGTGCCGCGCCCGACCAGACAGGACTCCAACAGTTCAAGGAGGTGTGGGGCGCGCGCGCATGCCCGCTCTTCCGCTACTTCCACCCCCCCACCGACTGGGGCACCCGCCTGTCTAGTCCGCGCTCGCGCACTCGGGGGCAGGCCAGGCTTGCGGCTGCGTGCTGGCGCCGCCTGCCGCCGGCAGCGACGAGGCCGCTCGGTCGCTGGATCCACCGGTATCTGTAG
- a CDS encoding GNAT family N-acetyltransferase, whose amino-acid sequence MRTESLLETPLSREHLRVTLVDHTADPRVASFVESHPDGLPFHHPAWFQTLVDTFGYRAVALACEDDQGILCGFLPLVYRHGWLRGKALWSLPHTPLAGPLATSDAAATALVQAAVEFTEYEVGQHLHFKTLCPDLDQRVPSLQRCEWYPTYMIPLPNRTDPLRIGAPGYQSDIRRGVKKAKEYSLRAREGKSIDDLRAWYRLYLAGMRRKMSPPNPFRFFDAAWHHLHPKGFLRLILIEQQSGGSSELVGGAITLMVSETAVGEGIGQRDRTSTLHLHDLLYWESLHIAWEAGCRAFDLGNVPTGQEGLVRYKRKWGGQPHPVYRYFYPAGRQHARLTSPASLQRRLTRLGQAGWQHVPLAATEWIGSMVTHYL is encoded by the coding sequence ATGCGCACCGAAAGTCTCCTGGAAACGCCCCTGTCACGGGAACACTTGCGAGTAACGCTGGTTGACCACACAGCCGACCCGCGGGTGGCCTCGTTCGTTGAGTCCCACCCGGACGGCCTTCCCTTCCACCATCCTGCGTGGTTCCAAACGCTGGTCGACACGTTCGGGTACCGGGCGGTCGCGTTGGCGTGCGAGGACGACCAGGGAATCCTGTGCGGTTTTCTCCCGCTCGTGTACCGCCATGGATGGCTGCGCGGGAAGGCGCTTTGGTCCCTCCCGCACACGCCGCTGGCCGGACCGCTGGCAACCAGCGATGCGGCGGCCACCGCCCTGGTGCAGGCTGCCGTGGAGTTCACCGAGTACGAGGTGGGGCAGCACCTCCACTTCAAGACGCTGTGTCCGGATCTCGATCAGCGCGTTCCATCGTTGCAGCGTTGCGAGTGGTACCCGACGTACATGATACCCCTGCCAAACCGCACCGACCCGTTGCGGATCGGCGCTCCTGGGTATCAGAGCGATATCCGGCGCGGTGTCAAGAAAGCCAAAGAATACAGCCTCCGGGCGCGGGAGGGTAAGAGCATCGATGACCTGCGTGCATGGTATCGGCTCTACCTCGCGGGCATGCGCCGAAAGATGTCGCCCCCCAACCCGTTCCGTTTCTTCGACGCTGCCTGGCATCACCTGCACCCCAAGGGGTTCCTGCGACTCATTCTGATCGAGCAGCAGTCGGGAGGCTCGTCCGAGCTGGTCGGCGGAGCCATCACCCTCATGGTGTCGGAGACGGCGGTTGGCGAAGGCATCGGTCAGCGTGACCGGACGAGCACGCTTCACCTCCACGATCTCTTGTACTGGGAGTCGCTTCACATCGCGTGGGAGGCTGGTTGCCGCGCCTTCGACCTGGGAAATGTGCCGACCGGTCAGGAGGGTTTGGTGCGCTACAAGCGGAAGTGGGGCGGGCAGCCGCATCCCGTCTACCGGTACTTCTACCCAGCGGGCCGACAGCACGCCCGGCTCACCAGTCCCGCCTCGCTCCAGCGGCGATTGACCCGGCTTGGCCAGGCAGGCTGGCAGCACGTCCCACTGGCCGCGACCGAGTGGATCGGGTCCATGGTGACCCACTATCTGTGA